AATCTAAACTATTTAAACAAACTTACAAACATAGAACTCTGGCAGAAAGAGGGTTTTCCATTCTTAAGGATTATGCTCTTGAAAAACCTATCTTTCGTAATCTAAACTCTATTGCCAATATCTATACCCTTGCTTATGCTCTAATGAATGCCAAAGTAATCCTTCAGGCAAAAGAAAAAACTTCATCTCCATAGATTTATCTCTCTTTTCTCTTACTATCTTCTTTAGTTCGATACTCTAACTGTGTCTCTATTACATTTATTACATAATTAAATACCCCTTTCTACTTCTCTTCTGTTCCATCTATCCATCTTTTANNNNNNNNNNTATCTATCCTAAAATTTATTCCTTTTTAATACACCTCCCTCTATGAAACCTAACCCCAATGTTTATAATGTATTATATATATCTACATCACCTCCTAAACACCCCCAAAATCTACCCTCTTAATATTATAGTCCCTTGATTTTACAGAGGTTAATAGGTCCGACCCTCGAAAACTTACTTCTGTTGTCTTTATCGACTTAATCAATCATAAACTTTAACCACTTTAGAAGGGACAACTATATAACACCTCCTCATCTTGATGTCAACTAAGCAGATTATTTCTTTTTTGTCGCTTTGGCATTTTTTATCACCCACCCAAAACTCTCCCCAACCCGCACCATAACTAAAAACCATTTGCAACGCTCTCAGATCAAAAATTAGGTAAATTAGGTTCAAAAATAAGTTTGATGAGACAAAAACGAGAAAGTTTCATTTTAGCCATCAGATTTTGGACACACTTATCCTCCGGAAGGTAATTGGAAGGTCATAAAAGAAAAAAGTAGGTGAGAATTATGAAGGGTATCATCTTCCATGCCAGGAACCATTATAAAACCATCTCTTAGCCGCTGGCATATTCTTCAGGATTTCCTCAATATCTTCTTTTTTCTGGACTTTCGTAAATTTTATGCTACTATTGAGCCTATCTAAAGTTCTCTTTATCCTTATCAATCTGTTTATTTTGTTCAAAGATGGCAAAATTAGGTTCAAAAGCCTGATGATTTTTTTGCAACTTATCCTTTGAAGTTGAGTGGATAAAAAATGCTTTACCTATTTTTCTTTCCTTTGCGTCCTTTGCGTTACTACTTTGTGCCCTTTGTGGTTTATCCTTTTTTAACCGCAAAGAACGCAAAGAAATCGACCGCAAAGAACGCAAAGATTAAAGGCAAAAGGAATCATAAAAAATCCACGAAACTCCAGAAGTACTTTTTTGCAAAAAAATTAAAAATTAGTTGCATAAATTAAGATTATGGTATATAATCTTAGGAAGAAGGGGAAAAAAGAGGATTGCAGAGAGAAGTTTTATGCCTAACGAATTAAGAATTTGTGTGGAGCAACGCCGACACACAATTCTGGGTTGAACTAACACAATGGAGTATTATTTGGAATTTGAATAAAAGGCTATTTTGTATTTGGTAGGTTTAGTTATCTATTTTTGAGACTTCTATAGTCCGCTTTAATCCAGGGTAACTATTCAGCCACAGATGGACACGGATGAAACACTGAAAATTTGTGAATCGTGTCCGTTTTCCGTGTCCGTAATTAGGTTGAAGGCTGAAGGGTTCTTCTCTTTCTGACTTTTATTTTCTATCCTTCTTGATTCTCTGCCAGTGGAGGAAATTTCCACCCCCAACCCCCGCCAGCGGGGGACAACCCACCTCTGACCTCTATCTTCTGTCCTCTGCCTTCTGCTCTCTGTCCTCTGCTCTCTGCCTTCTGCTATTTATCCGTGCTAATCCATGTTAATCAGTGGCTGAATAGTTACAATTTTCCTGAAAATGTATCTTTTTCTTCTTGACATCAAATATCCTAATATGATAAACTTAAAATAACTTTACAAAGCCCTCAAAAAGACTGCCACAAAGTGGCTTAGTTCAACAAGTCGTTGGAGTGGATGTGCTAACGCACGCCGCTCAACTCTGTCGTTAGTCAGAAAGGAACAAGGGTGGAAAGTTGATTGGACAGTAAACTGAAATTTTTGACAATACTACTTATTTAAGAAGGAAGGAATTTTATGAAAGTAGCCGATTTAAGCAAAGAAGAGTTCAAGGTGTTAATGGGTGAGGTAATTGAAGAAAAATTTAAGGGATTCTTTGATCCTGACTATGAGCTTGAATTACAAAACGAATTTGTTCAAAGATTGGAAAACTCAATCGCATCTAAAGAAAGAGTTCCCTTTGAAGATGTGAAGAAAAAACTCGGGTTGGTTTGATGTACAAAGTTGAATTTACACCTCAAGCCGAAGAAGATTTATCTTGCATTGATAAAACTATTGCAAAACGGATTGTTGATAAAGATAGAATGGTTTTGTCAAAATATAGGACATATTATCAGTGAACCACTAACAGGGAAATTTATAAGGTAAGTATAAACTGAGGGTTGGTGATTGGCGAATAATATATTCAATTGAACATCGGAGCAAGATTTATAAAATATAGAAAGATATACCGGTGCGAAATATTCCACAAGGAGTTTAATACAAATATCAAAATGTCCAAATCAAAAGGACAAAGCAAAATGCAAAAATATACCCAAATAAATTAAGTTTGCAAATATTTTGCTCTAAAAAGGGATCAAGGATTCGAGGGGTCAAGGAGAAGGCTCTTGGATAAAAATAGGAAGTAAGAAATGGGAAATAGGAAGTAAATAAAACAAAATTCCTACTTTCTACTCTCTACTTAAAAAGTGGGGGTGAAGGAAAAAATTTGCGGTGTGCGAAGGCTAATAAAATTACCGCTTAATTTTATCCGGGAGCGTTCACCCAAAAAAAAGGAGGTGAGTTTTTAATCAAAGGTAGAGTTCCTATCAAAACTCAAATAACAAAAAGGAGGAGTTTATCATGGCAAAAGGAATAGCACTAACAATTGGACTTAACTCAGTTGACCCAAAGCATTATGGAGGGTGGTCAGGCGATTTGAATGCTTGCGAAGCAGATGCAGAGGATATGGCGTCTATCGCTAAATCCAAAAAATTTAAGGTTAAAACCTTATTGACAAAATCTGCTACCCGAACAAAGGTGATGGAAGAAATCTCTAACGCCGCTAAAACACTAACTAAAGGTGATATTTTTATGGTGAGTTATTCAGGACACGGAGGACAGTTGCCTGACCTCAACAATGATGAACCTGATGCTCAAGATGAAACCTGGTGTCTGTATGATGGGGAATTAGTGGATGACCAATTATACTCTTTATGGGGGAAATTTAAAGAGGGCGTGCGTATTCTTGTCTTTTCTGACAGTTGTCATAGTGGCACAGTAACTAAAGCCGCATATTACCAGGGGACAATTAATAGCCGAAGCTCGAATATTGGTTCTTCGCAGGTAAAATATCGTTTTATGCCACCAGATGTCGCACTACGCACCTACCGAAATAACAAAGATTTCTATGACGAAATACTAAAAGACCGAATACTAAAAGAGGCTAAAGCAAAGGTTAAAGCGGCGGTTTTACTAATTTCAGGTTGTCACGATAATCAATTATCTTCGGATGGTGATTTTAATGGCTTGTTCACTGGACAGTTGCTCAGGGTCTGGAAAAATGGGGCATTTAAAGGTAACTATAAAAAATTCTATAAGTCTATACTTCTGCGTATGCCGCCAGACCAAACACCTAATTATTTCTGGGCAGGTAAGCTCAACCCTAAATTTGAAGCACAAACACCATTTACTATCTAAAAGTATAGGACGCAGATAAACGCAGATTTTCAGGATTTTTAAATATACATCCTGATAATCTGCGAAAATCTGCGTCCCATAACCTATTTTCAGGAGGATAAAAATGAAAAAGAAGGCGTTATTAGTGGGAATAAATAGATATAAGTATGTGTCTTGTCTTAGAGGATGTGTGAATGATGTCAAAAATATGAACCATATATTACAGACATATTTCGAATTTAAACAAGAGAATATCCGTTCTCTAATTGATGAAAGTGTTACTCGAGACCATCTTATGTCAAGATTAAGCTGGTTAATAGATGATGCTGAACCTGGAGATGTTCTGGTATTTCATTTCTCAGGACACGGCTCCCAGATAATTGATAGAGGCGTCCTTGATGAATTGAATGACCATAGGGACGAGATACTCTGTCTGTATGATATGGACTTCCGTAATGCAAACAGTTTTTTAACTGATGATGATTTTAGTAAAACCTTTAACCGATTACCCAAAGGTGTGAATCTTTCGGTTATTATTGATTCCTGTCATTCAGGAACGGCAACTCGAGAAATAGAATCTTTACAAAGGGAGGTAAAAGCTACTCCTACTATCCAATATCGGTATCTTTTACCACCAGATGATATTGCTTTACGGGAAAGAAGTATTCCAATATCTGTAAGGCGATTTACAAAATCCGTGGGGAGAAATTGTGCCGATGTGGGTATTAATCATATACTCTTAGCCGCCTGCGAAGATAGAGAGTCCGCCGCAGATGCCTATATAGCCGATAGTTTCAATGGCGCCTTTTCTTATAATTTATGCAAATGGATAAGAGATACTAATGGAAATTTAACCTATCAAGACCTGATAATTCGTGTTCAGAGAAGTCTCTTACATAATGGGTTTGCCCAGAAACCACAATTAGAAGGACCACGGGAACTCCGGGGAAGAAAGATGTTCTCAGCAACAGAAGAGTCACCGGTTAGGGTTTCAGATTCTTTGTATAAAAACCGATATTGTATTACTCAAAAAAACTTATCTCTCCCCTTAGCTCAAGGAATGATACTTGGGACATCATCAGAGTTTAACGGCACTGTCAGGGTAAATAATCTATCTTCATCCAAAACACGGGATTTAAGCAGAGAATCTAATCCGGAAGTAATTGAAGGATTAGAAAATGGAGGGTTTATAGTATCAAATGTTTTAGAATTTCAGCCTGCAAAACAGCGCTCCTTAGACAAAGGAGAACAATTAGAACCACTTCAACTCCTGGTAGAATGTGGCCCGAATGAGGAAACCGTATTTTTAACCGCAGAAAATGGAATCTGGAAGTGGTATTTTGGTGAGTCAGAAAGAACCTATCGCACAGGGTTAAGAGCCCCTGGAGTAGAATCACACATAAAATCTTTTAAAATACCCTTTATAACACAGGAAATTACTACCAGAGGTATCAGGAGTAAATTTATTTATTGTTTGAAGTTTATTAAAGATTGGGTTGATGAACAAGTGGAGAAAGCAATCAACGGGATTATCTTTAAAATAGAAGAAAAGAATGTTAAAGAGGGATTCAGGGTAATTACTGACGATTTTAATAACATCCAACCTTTTAATGATTTGCCATCTTTAAAAGGCAAAAAGATATTACTCTTTATTCACGGGACATTTAGCTCAACCGCAGGTGGATTTGCTGCTATTACAGG
Above is a genomic segment from bacterium containing:
- a CDS encoding caspase family protein; the encoded protein is MAKGIALTIGLNSVDPKHYGGWSGDLNACEADAEDMASIAKSKKFKVKTLLTKSATRTKVMEEISNAAKTLTKGDIFMVSYSGHGGQLPDLNNDEPDAQDETWCLYDGELVDDQLYSLWGKFKEGVRILVFSDSCHSGTVTKAAYYQGTINSRSSNIGSSQVKYRFMPPDVALRTYRNNKDFYDEILKDRILKEAKAKVKAAVLLISGCHDNQLSSDGDFNGLFTGQLLRVWKNGAFKGNYKKFYKSILLRMPPDQTPNYFWAGKLNPKFEAQTPFTI
- a CDS encoding caspase family protein, with amino-acid sequence MKKKALLVGINRYKYVSCLRGCVNDVKNMNHILQTYFEFKQENIRSLIDESVTRDHLMSRLSWLIDDAEPGDVLVFHFSGHGSQIIDRGVLDELNDHRDEILCLYDMDFRNANSFLTDDDFSKTFNRLPKGVNLSVIIDSCHSGTATREIESLQREVKATPTIQYRYLLPPDDIALRERSIPISVRRFTKSVGRNCADVGINHILLAACEDRESAADAYIADSFNGAFSYNLCKWIRDTNGNLTYQDLIIRVQRSLLHNGFAQKPQLEGPRELRGRKMFSATEESPVRVSDSLYKNRYCITQKNLSLPLAQGMILGTSSEFNGTVRVNNLSSSKTRDLSRESNPEVIEGLENGGFIVSNVLEFQPAKQRSLDKGEQLEPLQLLVECGPNEETVFLTAENGIWKWYFGESERTYRTGLRAPGVESHIKSFKIPFITQEITTRGIRSKFIYCLKFIKDWVDEQVEKAINGIIFKIEEKNVKEGFRVITDDFNNIQPFNDLPSLKGKKILLFIHGTFSSTAGGFAAITGDTIKRWKNKYDMILGFDHKTLSKTPEENSREMLEILPDGFQVDIISHSRGGLVLRSLTELCQSELVKKAIVVNKAIMVGTPNAGTTLADPTRWKTMADLLTTLFSLTGGAWLKIALPFLAGVIRYLSSQLDKPEVIPGLWAQNPNSPFLTRLNQSQSPTNTTYAAITSDFEPRNFFQKAVLENILDMVADAFFGYANDMVVNTKNMTSIEIADEYHQHFTQERNVHHCNYFTFKETIDAIERFMET